The Priestia koreensis genomic interval CCCCGATAGGATCTTATATAAGCAGCGAGCATTTTCATACTCTCTTGATCAAGGTGATTCGTTGGCTCATCTAACAGCAGAAGATCGGCTTCTTTCGAAAATCCTCTAGCAAGACGCGATTTTAATTTCTCGCCGCCGCTTAGTTGTTCAAATGGATTAGATGGTACCCTCCACTTCTCTAATAGTTTTGCCTCCAGCACATTTTTGTCCTGTTCTGGATGTGATTCTGTCTCTTGCTGGATCATTTCTATCGTAAAAGCTGTGTGAAAATCGTGTATTTCCCCACTGGATGGACGAATCGCTCCAAGAAGAAGCTGTAATAATGTTGACTTTCCAGCCCCGTTTTTACCAATCAGTCCAATCACGTCTCCCTGCTGAACGGTGGCGTTTACTTTTTCAAAAATGACAAGATCATTTATTTCATAGCTAAGTTGCTGTAGTTTTAGTAGTTCTGTCATACGAACACGTCCCTTTCCATTAAAGGGAGAATTAAAAAATCCTCCCAAAGTTATTTGGAAGGACTAGTCTTATACAATGCATGCGGAAAAAAGCTACGGGTCGTAGCACGTGCATTATATGAAATACCGAACATTGAAAAATGGGCAGACTAATCCTATCTTTTCTACAAGTTGAAATATTTGATTTCAATTGATAAAAAATAAGATTAGTTAATCATCGTCCACCCATCATTCCTCTCTCTTGAATATTGCTCTTAGTATATCATATATTTCCCAATCACAAAAGGTGCATTTTTATGCGCGATTAAAGATCAGCAGGTGACAGATAATCGAAATGACTGGAAAAGCGCTCATTGTCATGACTTGAATTAAAAACAGACCTGATAGCAGCTGGCCGACCGCGTTTGGTAAACGCTCCTGCGCCACTTTTTTCATACGTCTAGCCGCCATTATCCCAACAACCCAGCCACCAATAGAGATGAGTAACGTGACGACTGTTTTAGGCGAAAGAGTTTCAGAGGGTAAATCAATAAATCCAATCACGATTAATAAAATTGGAATGATCTCAAATACCGCGCTTTGAAGAAACATCATGTTTTGTGCTTTGGAAATCTTTTTATGTATATCCTTACTATTTTCCTGGACAATGACCCCGATTTTTTCATAGGTTCTTTTATAAATAAACGTAAGCCCTAAAACGGCAATAACCACCGCAAGAGCAAAATACATACTTCCCATACGTTCACCTCCTTTTTATACATTCTATATATCATACTAAAAGTTACAGCTTCTTCACAAATTCATAGCTTGGTTTTGTGAAATGCATCTTTTCTTCATAAAAACGATGCGCCCCTACGCGATGAGTAGCTGATGCAAGCGCTATGTTTGTACAGCCTTCAGCTCTTGCCCATTGCTCTACTGACTCAAGAAGCTGCTTTCCGTAGGTTTTTGACCGACTTGCTTCATCCGTGATAAGGTCAAAGACATATACATGCTTTCCGTAATAAAAATTTGTTTGAATTTTACAACCCGCAAGTGCGACAATCTCGTCTTCTAGCCAAAGAGCTAAAAGCTGGTAGCCTTCTGTTACCATGTTTTTTAAGAGATCTAGATACTCACCTTCTGTTAGCTCCGTGCGAAGCTGTCTCATAATTGGATACGCGCGTAGAAATTCCTCCTGCGTTCTTAATTCCTTCATGTGAGCCATTGATATTGTCATCTCATTGTCCCCTTTGTCTCAATTAAATTCGTTCGTTCTCGCCATTCGTGCTCGAGCATACTCATTTCAATTAAACTCCAATAACTCTCCCCTACTTTCTTTATATCACGTAGCACCCCTTCTTGTCGAAAACCAATCCTCTCATACACGCGCAGCGCAGTGATGTTGGAGTGAAAAACTCCTAGCGATATGCGATGAAGTCCAAGTTGTTCAAAGCCAAATTTCAGTACTTCTTCTACCATACTTGTACCGAACCCTTGCTTCCGCCCATCCGGATTTCCAATGAGAACTTTTGCGATTCTTCCTGACCCGTTTTCATAATCAATTCTTCCGATCGCGATATGTCCTACCGCACGTCCCGTTCCATTTTCAAGTGCGGTAAAGATATAGGAGGAGCTCCCTTCTTCGTTTGCGCCTTTTATGTAAGCCTTTAGCTGCCTAGACGTAAGTGGGTACGTAAACGCTCCACCTGCAATCTGTAACAATAGCTCTTCAGAATAAACCCATTTTATCAATTGCTGAAAATCACTTTTTGTAAAATAGCGTAACGTAATCATTGTTCTCCTCCTTAAAACACCTTTATCACAGGGTATCGGCGTAAGAGCGGTCTTATGATTACTTTTTACAAAAAAAGCATGAAGCGAGAGGCTTCATGCTTTTGAATTAATTACCCGCTGTATTCGTACTAGTTGTATCAGCTGGGTCAGGCTTTGAGTCAAGCTCATTGCCTGGATTTGAATTTGCATCTTCAAGCTTTTGCTGACCTTCTGAGCGTAGCTTGAAGTATTGGTATAGTGCCTCATTGGCAATTTCTTTACTTAATCCGTTGTCGTAACCAGGCGTATAAGCTGCTGGTGCAACGGCTGCAAAAGCGATTTGCGGGTTGTTATATGGTGCAAATCCTACGTACGTTGAGTTACGTACTTCAGGAGGATTTGCTTTACCTGTTCCATAAACGAACGTCTCAGCTGTACCTGTTTTCGCCGCAACGATGTTACGAAGACCGCTGTAGCGGCTGTATTGGCCTGTGTAATATTTAGCTGATGTTCCGTGTGTTCCTACAACAACTCGTCGCATTCCTTCTTTTATCACGTCAATATTTTTCTGTGACATGACAATACGGTTCAGTACCGTTGGTTGACTTGCGTACACAAGCTGACCTTGTTCATCAGGATTATCGCTTGGCGTACGAATTTCCTTCACGATGTGAGGCTGCATGCGATAGCCATTGTTGGCAATTGTTGAAACATACTGTGCCATTTGAAGTGGTGTATACGTGTCAAGCTGACCAATCCCGATATCAATTACATTACCAAGAGGTGGTTTATTTGCTCGGTAACCAATCGTTTCATTTGGTAGATCGATCCCTGTTTTAACACCTAAGCCAAATTGACTGTAATAATTTCGCATCGTTGATAAAATGTTTGAATCAATATGAAGCGGCTGATCGTATCCGTAGTGGCCGTTTCCGATCGCAATGACCGTTCTCCACATAAATACGTTTGACGATACTTCTAGTGCTTCTCGTACGTTTGGTGCTGAGTACGGTGAATGAGAAGATTTTTTAGGCGGCGTTCCTCTGAACTTCAGCGCTGTATCTGGGAAACGCGTGTACTGGCTAATCGCACCTGAATCTAATCCTGCAAGGGAAGTAGCCCCCTTAACAGCAGATCCCATTTCATACGCCGAGTTAATATTCCCTAGCGCATAGTCATCAATTTTCCCCGTCTTCTTATTATACTTCTTCCCGACCATCGCTAAAATGTCTCCTGTATTTGGGTCCATTAAGACGATAAACGCACGATCAAGATATTGTGTCCCTGCTTTGGCTGTTTTATATTCCATAAGCTTTTGTGTTACAACATCCTCTAACACCTTTTGAAGTTGGATATCAACCGTTAAGACGATGTCATGTCCACGCTCGCCGTCAAAGACGGTTTTCGTTTCCTTCACCTGTCCAGATTTATCCGTGACGTTTTTAACTTTTGCTTTTTGACCAATTAACATGCTTTCGTATTGTTGCTCAATATAACTTTTTCCAACTTGGTCATTCCGGCTGTATCCATGTGAGAGGAAATAATCCAGCTGTTCTCTTGGCAAACCTTCTGATGGGCTCGTCACGTCTCCTAAGATAGAACGTAGTGTTTGACCATATAAGTTTTTACGCTGCCAATACGTCGTTGTTTCGACACCAGGAAGTTCATCAAGGTGCTCACTCACCACCGCGTATTCAGAATTAGACACGTTTTGGTTTTTAACACTTTGTTGTGTCATCGCATAGCCAGCGTTCATGCGGCTATAAATTAAAATAAGCGGTAGATCTTTTTCAACACTTTTAATTTCTTTATCTGTCACCCGCTCAAGCTGCAGCTTATATACTTCAGCGTTGGATAATTTTTTAATTTCCACTGCCGATACTTTCTTCTGAGCTTCTTTTGGATGCTTTAAAATCCAGAAGTCTTTTTTGTCACGTTCTGTCACTTTTTTAAGATCTTTGTCGCTGAATTTGATCATTTTTGACAACTTTTCAGCTACTTCTAGCTTGTCTTGTGCTTTAGTTGTGCTCAAACGTGTGTATGTAACAGAATTTAGCGGCTCATTGTCCACTACAACGCGGTTGTATCGGTCAATGATCTTCCCACGTGGTACGGGGTTATCTACCGTTACATCCTCCGTTTTTTCGACTTCACGTTTGTAGTTTTCACCACTTACAATTTGAACAAATCCTAGTCTCAAAATGAGAACGGAAAAAAGTAAAAATACGACAAAAAACAGTAAATTCATTCGAAGAGGAATGTGTGTTTTTTTCTTCTTTTTTGCTTTGTTCGTCTTTTTCATGTACTACGTCTCCTACCCTTTTAAACATTCATCTACACTAGTATACAAAATAAGTATAATAATAGAAAGTTTATACACCAATTCTACAAAAATTAGCGTGCAATTCCTTCTATTTTACTAGTCATATTCCTGCAAATTCCGTTTGCGGTGAAAAAGCATTCAGGAAGATGTTCACCAACTCCTAACTTTATCACGTTCTCTCTAGAAATTCTCGCTATTTTTTCATTACTACTTCGTTCGAATAGTTTGATTATTCAAATTTAAGTGCTTTTCTCCTATCTACTTTTGTCTGAGCTCGTGATATAGTGGAATAAAGATCCATTTTTTCGACAAAAGGGGTGATTAAATGCCAGGAAATGCACTGTACTATAGCACACAGGAAGTAGGAGCATTATTAAACCTGCATCACCAGGAAGTAGTGGAGCTTTGTGAACACCATGCATATGCAGATTGCATTCAAGTAGGAGGACACTGGTTCATTCCAAAACACCACTTTCCCAAAACTCCCTCAAACCATTCATCCAGCCTAGATATGATTACCTTCATGAGTGAATACCTTTAAACATTCCTCGCGTATTAATCAGCACTCCGTACAAATGCGGAGTGCTGTTTTATTTTTTCTCGGCATAGCGCATAAATCCGATTACGAGAATATTGATGACCCCATTTGTTAACAATGAAAAGCCCATCACCGGTTCACCATTTAAGAAAAGAATAATAGCTGTTACGAATAAATAAACCGCTTCTACAATTAATAGACCAATCGTTAACTGCTTGAAAAACTGATTGTTCACCAGATAACCAATCGCAGATCCAAGTAAAAGCAAACCGAACGTCAATCCAGCATAGTAGGCTTCGTTGCTCCACTCGTATCGCAGCAGCATCATAGGCGCGGCATCTTTTAATCCGGCTGTACTGATATAAAGGTAGCGAATTGCAGATAAAATAAGCGCAAATACAATTAACTTCTTCATTATGCTCTCCCTTTCTGCCACATTTCTGCCGATTTAAAAAATGGCTTCAGTCGAATCATACCCTGAAGTAATCGCGGGGTACATTCATCGCCCGCTCCTCTTCTTTCTTATATCTTCCCCCTTTTTGATGATTTTACCAACCGTTTTCACGTTTTCTTAAAATCTCTCCTAAGGTCATGATTGCGTACTATTTTGGGACTGCATTCATATAGATAAAAAGAGGTTGTCTATGGAACGGAGGGTGTGTGTATGTCGTGGTTTGAGTCACTTATTTTAGGCATTATTCAAGGTCTTACGGAGTTTTTACCAATTAGCAGTACAGGTCATCTCTATTTAGGAAGGCATTTGTTTGGATTAGACGAGGCAGGCTTATTTCTCGATACGATGCTTCATATCGGAACGGTACTAGCCGTATTTGTTTTTTACAAAGATGAATTCGTACATATGATTAAAAAACCGTTTAGCAAACTAACCTTTCTCCTTATTATCGGAACCATCCCCGCAGTAGTGGTAGGATTACTTTTTAAAGATTACTTTGAAACTATATCGAAGACGGGGGTTACGATAGGATGGGAGTTTTTAGTGACGGGCCTATTTCTATGGTTTGCAGATTCCATTAAAAATGGACGAAAAAAAATGGATGACATCACGTATACAGATGCGTTTGTTATTGGAACTTTTCAAGCAGCGGCCATTTTTCCGGCTATTTCACGTTCTGGACTTACGATTGTGGCAGCGCTTATACGAAAGCTTGATCGTGAAACGGCTGCCTATTTCTCTTTTCTTCTTTCTACACCTGCGATCGTTGGCGCGATGATTTTACAGCTGAGCGACGTTGTCGGCGGTAAAGTCGAATCCATTTCTCTTTTTTCACTATTTGTAGGTACCCTTTCCTCCGCTCTCTTTGGCTATGTGGCGGTAAAATGGATGATTGGGTATTTAAAAAAGCATTCTTTGAAGCTGTTCGCTGTGTATGTGTGGGGGTTAGGCGGTCTGATTTTATTCTTCCAAATGACTGGACGATTTTAAAAAGAGGATGGAGCCAAAGGCCCCATCCTCTTTCCCTTTTATGATGCAGAAGATAATTTTTCTGCGCGTTTCTTTTCTGATTCTGCGACGATGACCGCACATGCTGCATCACCCGTAATGTTAACGGCTGTACGCGTCATGTCAAGAAGTCGGTCAATCCCGATAATGAGGGCAATTCCTTCTACCGGAAGATTAACAGAGTTTAAGACCATCGCAAGCATAATGAGTCCTACCCCTGGCACTCCAGCTGTTCCAATACTTGCTAAAACAGCCGTTAGCACCACGGTGATGATTTGAACAAATGATAGATTAACATCGTATACTTGCGCGATAAAGATTGTTGCTACCCCTTGCATAATCGCTGTCCCATCCATGTTAATCGTTGCGCCTAACGGCTGAACGAAGCTACTAATGGATTCTGGCACACGCAAATTCTTTTGTGCCGTTGACATGGAAACCGGCAGCGTCGCATTACTACTTGATGTACTAAAAGCGACTGCCATAGCGGGTGCAAATCCTTTAAAGAATTCAATTGGGCTTCGCTTAGCTAAGAGCATAATTGTTGATCCATATGTAAGAGCCGTGTGAATCAGAAGCCCTGCTAGCACGACGGTCATGTATAACCCCATCGCTTTAATTGCATCAATTCCTTGACTTCCTACAGCTGTTGCAATTAAACCAAACGTTCCGTATGGCGCAAATTTCATCACGAGGTTTACAAGGTACATCATGAGTTCGTTTCCTTGTTCAATCACATTGTACACGGCCTTTGTTTTATTGTTTAAGATCGCAAGACCGAGACCGATAAAAATCGAGAAAACGATAATTTGAAGCATGTTTCCTTCTACCATTGCTCGTACTGGATTCGTCGGAATAATGTTAAGCAGCGTTTCGCTGATTGGAGGTGCTTTTTGGGCATCGAAAGTTGCACCTGTTTTGTCAAATTCCCCTACTTTTCCTGGTTGCAGAGCAAAAGCTAATACTAAGCCAATGACGATGGCTACCGTTGTCGTGACCAAAAAGTATGAGATCGTTTTAGCACCGATACGTCCTAATTTTTTTGGATCACCAAGCCCAGCTGTTCCAAGTGTAATAGAGAAAAAAACAATTGGGACTACTAACATGTTAATAAGTCCTAAAAAGATTTTTCCTAGCGGTGTAAATAAAAATGTGTTTACTTTTTCAAAAACGTCTGGCGAAGCAATGTTCATCACAAGCCCCACTACTGCCCCTAAAAGCAGGGCAATAATAATCTTTGTTGATAACTTCATCCAACATCCCCCTTGTCGTTAATTTTCTTTATCTATATATAAAAAGATAAAAGCCATTAGCACAGAATACGAATATAATAGATTGAATATTTAGAATTTTTATCACGCCAAAAATTCCGCTATGTAAAAATGAATAAAACAAATGAGAAATGAAAAAATGTAAATACGTGATGTGTAAAAACCTGGAGGTGTTATCTTGAAAATCGTTGAAATTTGCAAAGTATGTAATGGAGTTGGAAAACTAGATCGAAAGTTGCCGCTGTTCAAAAAAAATTGTCCCCTTTGTCAGGGCAGCGGCACTTATACTCAATCATTAAGTGATTACCGTAGTTAGCCATTTCGCTTGTTATGTACACTATAGCAAGTTATTCCTTAAAATAAAACCCTAATAGTGAAATTTTAAACCTTTTTTTGTAAAATTTTGTAGAAATTTTGCTTCAGTGACGTTTCAATATGGTGAATGGTGTACTCTTCTATTAAAGCCTCTGAATAGACGTATAGCGCATATGTTTGAACACGACACGCCCTATCAATTCCTGATTGAATGCACTTTACTGACTGCAAATAGCGCGAGAGAAACACGGTTGTTTCTCTTTTACCTCTTCTCCATCGCTGAATGGTCATAAAGCCCTTTTGCTCATACCCAACTGCATTGTTCTTCCACTGTATATAAGAGTGAAGCCACACTATAATCAACCATGCTGCATAGCTGTAGATTGAAAGTGGTGTGTAATAGACGAGAAAACCAAGGAGCACATAAATAAAAAGAGAAAATCCGCTAAATAAGTTATGAAGTACATAAAGAGCATAGCCTTGTGTCGGTGACTTTATGCGTGGCTTTTCATAAGTGAACTCCGGCAAATAAGCGTCTAAATATGCTTGTAATGTGTGCTTTTGAACAATAGGAAAAAGCTCAATTGTTGCCTCTTCACCTGATCCTATTCCGACATTTTCTACTTTTACGCGCACTGATCCCGTCATCAGAAAACGAAGCGGCTCTTCTAGCACGATCGACCGAATATAGTGAACAGGAATTCGGTACGTTTTTCGATTTAACACCCCGTACGAAACGATGAGCTCCTCTGACTCACGCGCAATTACATAACGACCATACCTCAAAAACGTTCGAATGCCGCTGGCCATCCAAATCAAAAGCAACAGCCCTACAGCGCTTAGAAAGATTACCCATCCATGTTCTAGCCAGAACGATAGGTGTAACATGTTTTTTGCATCATTCTTTAAAAAACTTCCTTTTGGAAGATCGTCTTTAAGCCAATCCGTTACTTTCCCAAACAGCCAAAAACCAAATGAGATAG includes:
- a CDS encoding GNAT family N-acetyltransferase, translating into MTISMAHMKELRTQEEFLRAYPIMRQLRTELTEGEYLDLLKNMVTEGYQLLALWLEDEIVALAGCKIQTNFYYGKHVYVFDLITDEASRSKTYGKQLLESVEQWARAEGCTNIALASATHRVGAHRFYEEKMHFTKPSYEFVKKL
- a CDS encoding GNAT family N-acetyltransferase; protein product: MITLRYFTKSDFQQLIKWVYSEELLLQIAGGAFTYPLTSRQLKAYIKGANEEGSSSYIFTALENGTGRAVGHIAIGRIDYENGSGRIAKVLIGNPDGRKQGFGTSMVEEVLKFGFEQLGLHRISLGVFHSNITALRVYERIGFRQEGVLRDIKKVGESYWSLIEMSMLEHEWRERTNLIETKGTMR
- a CDS encoding peptidoglycan D,D-transpeptidase FtsI family protein; this translates as MKKTNKAKKKKKTHIPLRMNLLFFVVFLLFSVLILRLGFVQIVSGENYKREVEKTEDVTVDNPVPRGKIIDRYNRVVVDNEPLNSVTYTRLSTTKAQDKLEVAEKLSKMIKFSDKDLKKVTERDKKDFWILKHPKEAQKKVSAVEIKKLSNAEVYKLQLERVTDKEIKSVEKDLPLILIYSRMNAGYAMTQQSVKNQNVSNSEYAVVSEHLDELPGVETTTYWQRKNLYGQTLRSILGDVTSPSEGLPREQLDYFLSHGYSRNDQVGKSYIEQQYESMLIGQKAKVKNVTDKSGQVKETKTVFDGERGHDIVLTVDIQLQKVLEDVVTQKLMEYKTAKAGTQYLDRAFIVLMDPNTGDILAMVGKKYNKKTGKIDDYALGNINSAYEMGSAVKGATSLAGLDSGAISQYTRFPDTALKFRGTPPKKSSHSPYSAPNVREALEVSSNVFMWRTVIAIGNGHYGYDQPLHIDSNILSTMRNYYSQFGLGVKTGIDLPNETIGYRANKPPLGNVIDIGIGQLDTYTPLQMAQYVSTIANNGYRMQPHIVKEIRTPSDNPDEQGQLVYASQPTVLNRIVMSQKNIDVIKEGMRRVVVGTHGTSAKYYTGQYSRYSGLRNIVAAKTGTAETFVYGTGKANPPEVRNSTYVGFAPYNNPQIAFAAVAPAAYTPGYDNGLSKEIANEALYQYFKLRSEGQQKLEDANSNPGNELDSKPDPADTTSTNTAGN
- a CDS encoding undecaprenyl-diphosphate phosphatase, which translates into the protein MSWFESLILGIIQGLTEFLPISSTGHLYLGRHLFGLDEAGLFLDTMLHIGTVLAVFVFYKDEFVHMIKKPFSKLTFLLIIGTIPAVVVGLLFKDYFETISKTGVTIGWEFLVTGLFLWFADSIKNGRKKMDDITYTDAFVIGTFQAAAIFPAISRSGLTIVAALIRKLDRETAAYFSFLLSTPAIVGAMILQLSDVVGGKVESISLFSLFVGTLSSALFGYVAVKWMIGYLKKHSLKLFAVYVWGLGGLILFFQMTGRF
- a CDS encoding dicarboxylate/amino acid:cation symporter → MKLSTKIIIALLLGAVVGLVMNIASPDVFEKVNTFLFTPLGKIFLGLINMLVVPIVFFSITLGTAGLGDPKKLGRIGAKTISYFLVTTTVAIVIGLVLAFALQPGKVGEFDKTGATFDAQKAPPISETLLNIIPTNPVRAMVEGNMLQIIVFSIFIGLGLAILNNKTKAVYNVIEQGNELMMYLVNLVMKFAPYGTFGLIATAVGSQGIDAIKAMGLYMTVVLAGLLIHTALTYGSTIMLLAKRSPIEFFKGFAPAMAVAFSTSSSNATLPVSMSTAQKNLRVPESISSFVQPLGATINMDGTAIMQGVATIFIAQVYDVNLSFVQIITVVLTAVLASIGTAGVPGVGLIMLAMVLNSVNLPVEGIALIIGIDRLLDMTRTAVNITGDAACAVIVAESEKKRAEKLSSAS
- a CDS encoding PH domain-containing protein — protein: MKLRNHWIEFIYQNVQTIRNFFVPFVGVTIFNPTSLQWPVIVGIFAVLTVLWSFLSWFNHTFSLTENSIVIERGVLSKSVNTIPLESVRSVHTSDSLIKRWLKIENVQVETIGGDEVLFVLKHAVVQRLEKEIFKQQLSTKPSNNTWRLGIKDLVILSLDVRILLPAISFGFWLFGKVTDWLKDDLPKGSFLKNDAKNMLHLSFWLEHGWVIFLSAVGLLLLIWMASGIRTFLRYGRYVIARESEELIVSYGVLNRKTYRIPVHYIRSIVLEEPLRFLMTGSVRVKVENVGIGSGEEATIELFPIVQKHTLQAYLDAYLPEFTYEKPRIKSPTQGYALYVLHNLFSGFSLFIYVLLGFLVYYTPLSIYSYAAWLIIVWLHSYIQWKNNAVGYEQKGFMTIQRWRRGKRETTVFLSRYLQSVKCIQSGIDRACRVQTYALYVYSEALIEEYTIHHIETSLKQNFYKILQKKV